The following proteins are encoded in a genomic region of Magnolia sinica isolate HGM2019 chromosome 1, MsV1, whole genome shotgun sequence:
- the LOC131253958 gene encoding ras-related protein RABA6a-like, translating to MSRSMAGPFDDVCDYLFKSVLVGDSAVGKSNLLSRFAQNEFRFDSKPTIGVEFAYRNMSVGDKTIKIQIWDTAGQERFRAVTSSYYRGALGALLVYDITRRVTFDNMKKWLEEVRNFGHSDMVIVLVGNKSDLGHMRNVGEREGQDFAEQEGLCFLETSALENINVEEAFVQLITKIHNIKTQKSIEAKTSEATAPRAGQTILNSQTELLNIDKASATKRVGCCFQ from the exons ATGAGCAGGAGCATGGCCGGCCCCTTCGACGATGTTTGTGACTATCTATTTAAGTCTGTGCTGGTCGGCGACAGCGCTGTTGGTAAGTCAAACCTCCTCTCAAGGTTCGCTCAAAATGAATTCCGCTTCGATTCTAAACCAACCATTGGGGTTGAATTTGCTTACCGGAACATGAGCGTCGGTGATAAGACCATCAAGATACAGATATGGGATACTGCCGGCCAAGAACG ATTTAGAGCAGTCACCAGCTCTTACTACAGAGGCGCTCTCGGCGCCTTGCTAGTCTATGACATAACACGGCGTGTGACGTTCGATAATATGAAGAAATGGTTAGAAGAGGTAAGGAATTTCGGCCACTCCGACATGGTGATTGTGCTCGTTGGGAACAAATCAGATTTGGGTCACATGAGGAATGTTGGTGAAAGAGAAGGGCAGGATTTCGCAGAGCAAGAAGGGCTTTGTTTCCTGGAGACATCAGCATTGGAAAATATAAATGTCGAAGAGGCTTTTGTGCAGCTGATCACAAAAATTCATAACATCAAAACCCAAAAGAGCATCGAAGCAAAGACTAGTGAGGCAACAGCACCTCGTGCCGGCCAAACAATACTCAACAGCCAAACAGAATTACTCAACATAGACAAAGCATCAGCAACTAAACGGGTAGGGTGTTGTTTTCAGTAA
- the LOC131248364 gene encoding uncharacterized protein LOC131248364 encodes MTGQCHVDMFGSVLCHSRSIISLFRFPSHSKTKAPACGESLLPFDQCRRSSSPSNATNALPCRKITSPPLSPSLSLYPHVLLTCIPSYSLQVKQQKKSSNKWTCVICNEKQSVRKVFARGFLARDVRKFVQSFNLSRQNGEETLTAPSSESRIGSDSSPSGSFQKKKRSDWAEYLGHEEHSFQEEEGFGFESEIEIVTELPKEMKQLLKPVFRKRKQRPVLQLQDNHESNKCPKKMAKQACKWSDYLETENDKMFEIEKGSPNPYNSWNGEGVLQSQFNDQRVEEDIHPNFM; translated from the exons ATGACGGGGCAATGTCACGTGGACATGTTCGGATCCGTTCTTTGCCACAG TCGGAGCATCATATCACTCTTTCGCTTTCCCTCTCATTCAAAAACGAAGGCGCCAGCCTGCGGAGAATCTCTTCTACCGTTCGATCAATGTCGACGATCTTCATCGCCGTCCAATGCTACCAATGCTCTACCATGCAGGAAAATTACATCACCGCCCCTCTCTCCTTCCCTTTCTCTCTATCCTCACGTGCTCCTCACGTGCATCCCGTCCTACTCCTTGCAGGTGAAGCAGCAGAAGAAGAGCAGCAACAAATGGACCTGCGTCATCTGCAACGAGAAGCAGTCCGTGCGCAAGGTGTTCGCGCGTGGATTCCTCGCCAGGGATGTCCGCAAATTCGTTCAGTCCTTCAACCTTTCCCGCCAAAACGGAGAAGAAACCCTAACAGCCCCTTCTTCAGAATCCCGAATCGGCTCTGATTCATCTCCTTCTGGAAGCTtccagaagaagaagagaagcgaCTGGGCCGAGTATCTGGGCCACGAAGAGCACAGCTTCCAAGAAGAAGAAG ggTTTGGTTTTGAATCTGAGATTGAGATTGTGACGGAATTGCCGAAGGAGATGAAGCAGCTTTTGAAGCCGGTTTTCAGGAAGAGAAAACAAAGGCCTGTGCTCCAACTGCAAG ACAACCATGAGTCGAACAAATGCCCAAAGAAAATGGCTAAACAGGCATGCAAATGGAGTGATTACTTGGAAACAGAGAACGACAAGATGTTCGAAATAGAGAAAGGTTCCCCAAATCCTTACAATTCATGGAACGGCGAAGGTGTTTTACAGAGCCAGTTCAATGATCAAAGAGTGGAAGAAGATATCCACCCCAACTTCATGTGA